The Bdellovibrionales bacterium genome segment GCTTCTCTCCAGAAAGAGTTCCTTTCTGACTCACCCGACTTTTAATTCCTACCATTCCGAAACAGAAATGCTTCGCTATATCCGTCGTCTCGAATGCAAGGATTTAACGCTGGCAAATGCGATGATTCCGCTTGGTTCATGTACCATGAAGCTCAATGCCGTAAGCGAGATGATTCCTGTTACCTGGCCTGAATTCGCGAAAATTCACCCCTTTGCTCCCTTAGAACAAACTCAAGGCTACCAGCTATTGATTTCTGAACTTGAAAACTGGTTGTGTCAGCTAACGGGTTTTGCTGGAATTTCTTTTCAACCCAATGCCGGTTCTCAAGGGGAATACGCAGGCCTTTTAGCTATTCGCAAGTTTCACCAGTCCCGCCAACAAGGTCACCGAAATATCTGTCTCATCCCCCGATCGGCCCACGGAACAAATCCAGCGAGTGCCGCCATGGCCGGCATGGAAGTCGTTGTCGTCGGTTGCGATACGAACGGAAACATCGACATTGATGACCTGCAAATCAAGGCACATACTCATAGAAATAAGCTTGCCGCACTCATGGTGACTTATCCGTCTACACACGGAGTTTTTGAAGAAGAAATCATTAAAATCTGTCAAATTGTGCATGAATTTGGTGGACAAGTTTACATGGATGGGGCCAATTTCAACGCCATGGTTGGACTCGCCCGACCTCACGAAATTGGCGCCGACGTCTGCCACCTCAACCTTCACAAAACCTTTAGCATTCCGCATGGCGGAGGAGGGCCTGGGGTTGGTCCCATCGGAGTGGCAGAGCATCTGATGCCTTTTCTTCCGACTCATAAACAACAAAGTCGTTGCGGACCTAAAACTGGGATTTCGGCTGTCTCTTCAGCCCCGTGGGGAAGCGCTGGAATCTTACCCATTTCTTGGGCCTATGTTCATATGATGGGCTTGGAGGGTTTGAAGAAAGCGACGGAAGTGGCCATACTCTCGGCAAATTATATTGCAAAACGTTTAAGTCCACACTACCCAGTTGTTTACCGGGGGAAGCAAGGCTTTGTAGCCCATGAGTGTATTTTAGATTGCAGTGAATTTCGTGGATCCTCCGGTATTCAAGTCGATGATATTGCGAAGAGATTGATGGACTACGGTTTTCACGCTCCCACAATGTCATGGCCCGTGCCAGGAACCCTCATGGTTGAGCCAACAGAGAGCGAATCCCTCGCTGAGCTTGATCGTTTCTGCGATGCCATGATTCAAATTCGCAAAGAGATCAAACAGATTGAAATGGGCCATACAGACCGAGAGAATAACCCGCTTCGTAATGCCCCCCATTCCATCGAACACTTAACATCAGACGAGTGGAAACATCCTTACACGAGGGAGGAAGCGAGCTTTCCACTGACGTGGGTGAAAGATCATAAGTTTTGGACTCCCATCAGACGAATCGATAACGCTTACGGAGACAGAAATCTTGTCTGCAGTTGTCCCAGCCCTGACGAGTATGTATGATGGCGCTCAACTTATGAACGCACCTCCTTCTCAACTGGAACAGCTACGACTCTCAAGCTTTTGCGCTTATCCATTTGTTCAGCTATCGACGATTCCCGCCGGTTTTTTTCGACCATGCTGCTATTATACAAAAATGTTGCAAGCACCTACAGGACGAAATTTTTCTGTCGCAACTGACTCGATAGAAAAGGTTTGGAACAGCGACAGTCTTCGCATGATTCGAAAAAAAATGTTGAGCGGAGAAGCCCTTCATCAGTGTCGTCAGTGTTATCAGGAGGAGGCCTCTGGCTCTACAAGCATGCGTCAACGAAGTCTCCAAGATTGGGGAGACCACGAGGGCCTTGGCAAGGCGATCAAAGAAGCTGAAAGTAATGACTACCAGCTTTCTTCCTTGCCTTATTTTCTTGAACTCAAGCCGGGTAACCTCTGTAATTTAAAATGCAGAATGTGTAATCAGTTTGATAGTAGCTCCGTTGCCAATGAACTCAAAACTCTGGCAAACAAGTACAGTCATCTCATTTCACTTAAGGATCCAAGGCTTTTCGACAAAGAAACCTTTGAAGTTGATTTTACTATTGACCAAATGCCGAACTGGTCGGCTATTCCAGGATTTTGGGCAGAAATCACCAGTTTTATCCCATATATCGAGACTCTTAGCTTCGCCGGAGGCGAACCAGCCCTCCTTCCTGAAGTTTTCTCTCTGTTGAAGGCTTGTGTCGACAGCGGACATTCGAAACGTATTCGAGTATTTTTATCTTCAAATTTTACTTATTTGAGCACTGAATTGATTGAAGTTTCCACCCAGTTTAATCCCTTTGAATTCATAGCAAGTATTGATGGGACAGGTTCTGTTCAAGAGTACATTCGGTTTCCTTCTAAATGGAACGTGGTTGCAGAAAACTTTCTGCTCGTGAAAGAGCGCGTAAAGGAAGGGAGAGTAAAGCTCCTGGTAAACCTGACCCTACAAATGTATAATATTCTGTCTTTCACCGATGTTCTAGATTGGATTGAAACTCTCGCATTGGAACAGCCTCATTTTTATCAGTATCCTTACTCAATAAACATTCTCTTTAAGCCTCGGTTTTTGAATATCGACATTCTTCCCCTTTCTGTGAGAGAGATCGCCATTGAGAGAATTAATTCCTATTTGAAGCGTTCCCATCTCATCAAAAATCTCGAGGGATTAGGTGATCGCTTCGACCTCATACTTCATCAACTCAAACAACCGCTACCGCCAGATTATGAGGAAAATCTGAAAAAGTTTTGGGCTTACACCCAGCTCCTTGATGACCACCGAAAACAGAAACTCAAGCACGTGGATCCCATTCTCTACGCTGCCGTCGCAAGTGAGGCTGCTAGATTGGGTTTTGAGAACTGGAGTTTTTCGGAATCTCACCTCAAAAATGTGTCAGTTGCAACCTTGGTTGGCGAGCAAAGTCCATGAATGATCTCACGGACTCGGACCCCGATCAAAATCAACCCCTCCTACCCAAGGGAATTTGTCCTTTGCCCTGGCTGCATTTTAGCGTCAATACAGACACGTCAATTCGAGTGTGTTGCAATACAGATCATGGTGGCCACATTCGCGATGAAAATAATAACCCCATTTACCTCTCGAATCTCGCATCGGTTGATCAAGCATTCAATGGCCCCTTTATGAAGAGATTTCGTTTGGCTATGGCAAATGGTGAGAAGCCAACTTTTTGTAACAATTGTTATCGCGTTGAAGACAATGGTGGTGTTTCCTTACGCAATATCTACCTCAAGCAATATGAGGAGAGCTTTCATCATCTTCTCGAGGCGACGGGAGAAGATGGTACAGCGACAAATGAAATTTCATTTTTAGACCTGTCACTGAGTAACCACTGCAATTTGAAATGCCGCATGTGCGGGCCAACCTCTTCCTACGCTCTACACGATGACTTTGAGTCCCTTAAAATTCATTTCTCCAAAGAACATACACAAAGAGCCCATCTCGACTGGCAGGATGACAGCCATCTTACTATGATTTTTTCAAAAATTCTGCCTGGCCTGAAAGAAGTACTCACCACAGGGGGGGAACCCTTTCTCTCGCGATTGCATTTGAAACTTCTCGAATTGGCAGTTCAAAATGGATCGAGTCGCAACATTGTTCTCCGCTACCATTCAAACATTTCTGTTCTTCCTCCTCGGCTTCTTGAATTGTGGTCAGAATTTAAGGCAATTGAAATTCATATTAGCGTGGAGGGTTACGGGGATATCAACGATTATATTCGCTTCCCTCTCAAGTGGAGTGTCTTTCGCAAAAACTTTGAAAGCTTGATTGAATTGAAGAAAAGGCTTCCTCTCTGGCTGGAAATTCACACCTGTTTTCAGGCCTATAATATTTTACGACTTCCAGAATTTCTCGATTTTCTTATCAACTACCGTGATTCCCTTCCAGCCATGCCTTATTTTATTTCCCTGGGAAATCCATCGTACCTTTCCGCCTCTGTTCTTCCTTCAGCCCTTAAAGAACTAGCGATGGAAAAAATCTACCGCCACCTTGATAGAAATATTTCCCACTACGATGAGCACTTTGGCCAATTCAATCGAGAAAAGATTGAGATACTATTGAGTCATTTCAAATCTTTGAATCACTCAATTGAAACCGAGATCCAGCGCCATATTTCCTGGAAGAAGTTTATGGACTATACCTCATCATTTGATCGCCTTCGGAACCAATCTATTCTAGAACTCCTTCCTGAGATGAAATCCTTTTGGAAACCTGGAAATGCCGAAAGCGATTTTAACGCCACTGTATAGTAATACTATAAGGGCGACCTTTCCTCCTCCCCTTTCATTGTGTAACTTTTTTCCCATGTAACTCGATAAGAGACTGCACATTCTTAGCAAAATGTTCAAATTAAGACCCCCCATTCCTTTTCTGTCTGATCAAAGTACAATTTAAACAAGGTCGCGGGCATCCAATTCTTATTGGGGAGGAATATACATGCTGAATCCACTTTCTCGTCGTCGTGTTCTTCAGGCACTTTCATTGACAATGACCGGAAGCCCTTGGCTGTCTGCTCTTGCTGAAAGGCAAGCCAATCAAAATATCCCCAAATTAAGTTTAAAAGCTCGGATTGTTGAGACCGGCGAAATTGTAGATATCGATAACGATGAGGTCGGACAGTTGATTTTCGAAGGGAAGGCTCAGATTGTAGAGGACAAATCGAGTGTTGTCGAAAAACTTGAGTATTTTTCCTCGCTCGCAATTCCTCGATTTATGAAGTTTGAAAATGTTATGAAATCTATTACGCCTGAAATTGAAGCCCATTTTGATTACTTCATTTGTGTAAATACAGCAAAAGCTGATTCCTCTCCAACAAACTTTGTGCCTGCCCAATTCATGTCAGTCATTGGGCGTCCACGAAAGGGCCGAAATATTTTTGAACGCAATTCCTCTCAAGAAATTATTGGCATCACCGCCGAGTCTCAGAAATTTCAGAGCGATTTTTTTGAAACCTATTTCGAAAATGCACTCAAGCAATCCGCCGAATATGCTCGTCGCAATGATATCAACCTCAATTACCAAAATGATCAACTGCCGTACGCCCTTCCCGTTTCATCTGGGTTGGCGGGATCGGGATCCATATTGACAATATCTGGGGCCTTTCAAGTTCATTTTGCAAAAACAAGGGATCACCAGCAAGGCACGATTGGTTCTCCCATGTCTCATGCCATGTATATCTATTATCGCTATAGTTCTGGAGGCCGTTGGTCCGGAATCGCCATCCATGGCACTCCACCAAGCAATTGGAAAAAACTGGGGGTTTCCAGGGCCAGCCATGGTTGTGTCAGAACACTACCACACGTGGCAAAGGCCCTTCGCGGGGCCTTTTTTGAGTCGAGCTCTTTTTTATCGCCCAACCTGCCTGAATTTGATGCGAACTCAGCCTTGCCCAAATTAACCGGAAAAAATATCTCAGAAAGCCGCCCGAAGGCGGTCATCGTCTTATTTGAGGGATATCAGCGACCCACCATTCACCTGGGCTAAAATCGCATGAACTGGCCCACTTGATTGTTGTTCCAAACTCCAAGGGAGCCGGCTGAACTAAATCTCAGGAGTCCAGGATCTTCAAACATGCGTCCGGCAGCAGCGCTCACGTTGTGAGCACTGCACCAAGCCGAACTCGATCCTGAACCCCTAAGATCTGCTTCAGCCAGCTCCCTGTGTCTTTTGGACACAACAGAATCACCGAAGGCTTGTGGGCCAACCGCTGCATTAAAAACGAGATCCTTCTTCTCAAATTATTGATTTTTGCATGAGTCGAATGCCGGCCAAGGGGAGGTCAATCGCCTCATCCGCAAAACCTGGTGTACAAGGAAAGATTCCAGAAGCCTTAGAAATCATATGTCATCATCGCCATCCGAAGTTGGAATCCTTGGTTGGCCCACAAGCCTTCGGTGATTCTGTTGTGTCCAAAAGACACAGGGAGCTGGCTGAAGCAATCTCAGGGGTTCAGGATCGAGTTCGGCTTGGTGCAGTGCTCACAACGTGAGCGCTGCTGCCGGACGCATGTTTGAAGATCCTGGACTCCTGAGATTTGGTTCAGCCGGAGCCCTTGGAGTTTGGAACAACAATCAAGTGGGCCAGTTCAATGATTGCAAACATCAATGGTTTGATTGGGATAAAAGTATTTCAAGCCAAGCTCTGGCATTTATTGGAAACGCGTCTCGAGAAGTCAATAATCCTGACCGAAGGCTCTGCTCAGAACACTTGCAATCTTTAAACAAGGTGTCCCCAGTATCCAAAATTCTTTCTGTCATTTGGAATGCCTTGGCATTATTCGCACGCATCGTCTGAATCACATCGTCCAAGGTCACATGCGGTATCGAATCATCCCAGCAGTCATAATCTGTCACAAAACAACAAGGCAGATACGGAAGACCTGCCTCTCGGGCCAAGGCATATTCCGGAAAATGCGTCATTCCAATGATATCCGCACCCATGGAACGATAATGAATGGATTCCGCTTGAGTTGAAAAGTAAGGACCTTCCACACAAATGTAGGTTTGGCCCACGTGGCTTTCAAAAGGCAAGCCCTCTGCCAGTTCGATCGTTCTGCTTGCCATTGACTGACAAACTGGCTTGGCTAAAGACACATGGCCAACGACACCGTCTCCACAGAAGCTATGATGACGAAGACCTTTCGTGCGATCAATATACTGAATCGGAATGACCATATCTCCAGGTTTATAATGCTGTTGGAGGCTACCAACAGCTGAAAAGCTAAGAATTGCCTTTGCACCATATTTCTTTAAGGCCCAAATATTTGCTCTATAGTTAACTTCGCTAGGCAAAAGTTCATGGTGATCTCCATGCCGAGAAACAAATAAACATTCATGATCCCCTATCTTGACGGTTTTTAATCCGCTCGATGCAGAGCCGAAGGGTGTTTCTCTACCTAATAAAGAAATCGTTTTAAAATTTTCAAATTTTTCGAAACCTGACCCACCTATGATGGCCCACATACTAAAACCTCCTCATAAACTAAAAATAAAATATTCACAAAGTTCTCTCGCCTATGCCCCGACGCATTTCGCGTAATGCTTCAACCTCTTCGGTTGGCAAAAAACTGAGTCCACCCATTTGCTTAGCTAAAGCCAGTATTTGAGCAGAATGCTCCAGTCTCTCCATTCCATTCACCGCTTCATCCAAATCCTCTCCCCAACTCAAACCGCCGTGCCGACTCAGTATCATCAAACGGTGATGAGGAAGAAAGGAACCCAAGACCTCTCCCATTCCCACAGTTGTTGGTCGCGCATAGGGAACTATAGGTATGGAGCCAACAGCCAAGATTATTTCGCTCAGACAATCACTTGGTAATTCTGAAAGCTGCGGGTGCGAAATAGACCAAGCCACTGCGTAAGGAGGATGAGCATGTACAACAGCCCTAGCCTTTTTAACTTGTCGGTAGACTTCAAGATGCATCGACATCTCTCCAGAAGGCTTTCCCTCCAGTACGCGGCCCTTCAGGTCAATGACGCAGAGATCTTCGACCTTAATAAAAGCCTTGGCTACTCCAGAAGGCGTAATGACAATCCTCTCGTCACTCAAACGATAACTGAGATTCCCGTCTGCAGCGGCCAGCATTCCTCGATCATAAAGACGTCGAGAACCCAAAAGTATTTGCTGTCTCACCGTCAACTCTAATTCCATGCTCATTTAGATTCCCTTCTGGCAGGCAAGTATTCTATGCAGGAGAAACTGAGTCAAGCTAGACGAACTCAGAATAACGTGGGATATTCGGCCATCATGAAAATTCGACACTTGCATCATTTTAGCCTCCCAGAATCCATCACGGAACGAATTCAATGGGGCCTTGCTCGAGAGCAGTTCAATTTGGAACAAAAGCATTCATTGAGTGAGGCCATTTTAGATCTTTCAAGGCAATATTTGGATAGAACAATTGACCCTCAACTGTGGACGAATCGTCGTCATCGTGCCGCCTATTGGGCTTACTTTCTCCCACTCAACTTTCTACGCCTGACCGCAGTTCTCGAGGAGGGACTCCGTCTTAATTTCTTTAAAAATATTAAGGAAGTTGTTGATTTTGGATCTGGTCCAGGAACAGGCTTACTCGCATGGGATCTCCTCCAAATCCCAATACCTCTCGATTGTTACCAATCCATCGACTCAGCTCGCGAACCACTGGATATCATAAGAGCAATGATTGATAAATTTCCAGTGACCATGCAAACAGAAATCCACCAGAGTCGTACTCTTCCGCGAGCTCCCCATTCACAGAGTCTCGCCTTATTGAGTTATTCACTTAACGAGGGACATTCAATACCCGAAAATTTGGATGGCTATTCACATGTCCTTATCTTAGAACCTAGCAGTCGAACACAAGGACGGCAGCTCATGGTTTGGAGAAATGAACTTCTCGAGAAGGGTTATCATATTTGGGCACCTTGCACCCATCAGATGGCTTGTCCATTGCTTGAAATGTCCAAGTCAGATTGGTGCCATGATCGTATATTATTGCGACGACCTGATTGGCTGATTCACCTGGAGGACCTGCTTCCCCTTGATAACCGCAGCCTCACCTTTTCCTATTTGATGGCCTCTCGAATCGCTCCTCCCGAATGGTCTGTAGCAAGGATCATTGGAGATACTCTTGAGGAAAAGGGAAAGACAAAACAAGCACTTTGCCGAGGCCCAAAGAGAGAGTTTTTATCATGGCTCAAGAAAGAAGGGCGGGCTCCACTTATTCCTCGCGGTTCAAGAGTTGAGCTGCCGACGGACTTAACTATCAAGGCAAACGAACTGCGTTCAAAATCAGAAATTAGAATTCATTCCACACACGGAAAAATCTAAATGCAGTTTTTAAGGCCCATGGGCCAATGAAACCCTGATTCGGGTTTAGGCAACCTTTGTATTTGTGAGAAGCTCAATAATACTATCGTAAACGGCGACTCTTTCGGGTGTCTCTTTGTAAGCCCTTCTTCGAACTCCCATGGCTAAATCAGCAGCCGTAATACTCAAGTTTGGAGACCTATAAGTTGGATCGGCTCCGAATGAAAGAAATAGCTTAGCAGATTCCAAATCACCCTCACGAGCCGCATACATCAGCGGATTCCATCCCTTGTTATCGATGTCATTTACATTGAATCCACCGAGGTTCCACACCAACTGTGCCATTTCGACTCGTCCGCTCTGAGCGGCCGCAATCAGAAGGGTTGCTCGTTCATTTGAAACAATCTTCTGATCTGAGCCCTTTTCAATTAAAATCTTAACTGCCTCGATGTGACATTTTCGAACGGCCTTCATCAAAGCATTCTCTCCCAGCATATCCTTGCACGCAACGTCAATAGAAGGATTATCAAGAAGGTTGAGCACGATCTCCTCAGCACCCATTGTTTCCAAAGCAATCATAAGGGAATTCTTTCCTCTTGTAGAGACGAGATTTCCTCCTCCTCCCATCCAATTCGGATCGGCCCCTTTACTCAAGAAATATTTGACCTCTTTTTGATTCTTCTCCAGAATGGCCTTCACCAAAGGGGAATACCCTGAGGGAAGGATCGTATTCATACTTGCCCCTTGTTCCAAACACCAATTCATCTGATCAACTAAGTTTTCATCTATGGCCCACACAAAGGCGTCCTGAATATCTGCACCGGCCTCCTTAAAAAAGAGGGCAACTTTTGGTTTTCCCTTCTCCAGTGCTATGTTAATGAGGTTTCGTCCGCGATGGTCAACTTTCTCCATACCTTTTTCAGGACTTTGCATCATTGCCACTATGGCCCTTTGGAAGTTGAGCTCGGTCGCTAGCATAATCGGCGTATATTTTGTGGATCTTTCAGGGATATCAGCTCTCGCCTTGTTTTTTATCAATAATTCAATGAGCGGCAAGGCATTTGCCTTAACAGCAAAATACAAAGTCGTCTTTTCCGTATCACGATCAATGGTATTGATATCCGCACCCAAATTAATTGCCATCAAAACGCCAGAGATGTTACCACCACGGGCCTGTGATATCAGCATTTTCTCATTCTTACCCTGATGGCCATCTGCCGAGGTCTTCGGCTGTACAATTTTCTCAAAAATTCGCTTTATTCGAAATGGAACCATAATCTCCTCAATAGATGCTTTGATCATATCAAATAATTATTTTATTCGGTCTAACTTATGCCCAAAATTTTTAGAATCAGGTCGAAAGTATTTGGCTGTTCAAGCCCAAATATTGAATTGAACTCGCAACATCAGGATCTTTGTCCAGAATCAGGGGGGCCTTCCATTTTCTTCCCTGAAAAGTCTTTTGACGACGGAATTCGTCCAGAAACATTTGATAGGTTTCCATTTTACTCGATGCCCAAGCTGGAGCGACCAACTCATCATGACGACTCGCAACTGCAGCAAGCCGATGCACAGATAGCTCCGGCCGCAGGTGTTCGAGAAACAAGATCGTTCTTCGAATATAAACCTCACGAGAGAGAGGTATAAATTGACCATCATTCCAAATCTTCTCGAGCGGAGTATTTCGCAATACATGAAGATTATGAAGCTTTACATTGTTGATCGGCAATTGGTTAACCAGCTTTGCGGTCGCAATGACTTGATCATCCGTTTCTCCTGGAAATCCAAAAATCAGATGAATCCCCAGATCTACCTGAGTTTTCTCTTTTATTCTCAAAATGGAATCGATTGCTCTTTGCCCAGAATGTCCACGTTGCATCCACACAAGCTGTTTTTCATCAAAAGATTGAACTCCCAGTTCAACTGCCACAAATCGATCTGATCTCGTTGTCTCATTCCATAAATCCAGAACAGCATCTGAAATACAATCCGGCCTGGTCCCAACGACCACTCCCTTTACATCGGGAAATGAAAAAGCCGTTTTAAACTGCTCACGCAAATGAATCGTTCGACTAAAAGTAGTCGTGTAGGCCTGAAAGTAGACCAAAAACATCTCCCCATTAAATCGTCGCTGCAATCTCGCGCGAGTTTCCTCAATTTGCCGATGCAGAGGTTCTTGAGAGTATTCGGGAAAAGCGGCTGATCCCCACTGATCACAAAAAATGCAGACTTTTCCTCCTCCCAGCCCCTCGCGGTTTGGGCAAGTTTCAGAAATGCTGACGGGAATCTTATAAACTTTTCCACCAAAACGATGACGGTAAAATTGGCTGATCGCATGATAGGGCAAACCTTGCCAGGGTGAAGCTAATGACATATGTGATACTTAAGCAAAATATTGGAGTTTGGCAATGCCATTGAGAGATGAGCTTGATTCGAACAATCCGTTTCAGATTGAAATCACCCAAGATGGCAGTCCGACCCTCAGACTAAGGGATTCATCGGGTCTTGGAGAATCCATGCATAATCTTAAGGGAGCTTTTTCAGAAACTATATATATTTACCTTCCCACCCTTCAAAGGGCCTTCGAATGGCAAGAGCCAGAAACTCGCCTGCTTTCAGTAGGGCTAGGACTTGGTTACAATGAACTTCTCTCCGCAGCCTTTACACTTAAAAATTATCCGAACCACCCCTGGCGCCTGCTCAGTTACGAAAGCAAGGATTTTCTTCGCCGCTACTTCATCAGCTGGCTCGATGAAAACCCTCGAGTCTCCCAAACTGATTCTGATCTATTTGGCGTCTATGATGTTATATTAGATTTGGTGAGTCGCGAGATGAACCTGACTCAAACCGCTGTCCGGAATCAATTGAAGCAAATGGCAGCAGAGAAAACCTGGATGCTCTACGAGACGCTCAAGCCATGTGAACATCCACCATTTCGGGTGCACGGAATTTTTTACGATGCTTTTTCATCTCAAACGAGTCCAGAGCTCTGGAATGAAAGTAACTTAGATCAGTTTTTTATCCAATTTGCGGACGTTCCCTGCGTTTTGTCTACTTACGCTGCCACCGGATCTCTCAAGCGGGCACTGAAAAGAGCAAATTTCAAAGTTGAATTCGTTCCAGGATTTGGCGGAAAGAGACAGAGCACCACGGCGATGAGAGATCGTCATTACTGAAAATCGAACATTAATAGGCGATTTTTTTTCTTGCCGAAGCCGGCCTTCGAACTTTTGGCTCTTGGCGAGCAATGCTCTCTCTTGGCTGAGCTAAATGAGCTATGATTTCTTGATGACAGCCATTG includes the following:
- the gcvP gene encoding aminomethyl-transferring glycine dehydrogenase, translating into MEGRSQSKLQGETFSHRHIGPNTTDQQKMLETLDLKNGSDLLNRTLPQDILYKGKLDLPSQGLAESEFLSRARSVASKNQIYKSYLGQGYYDTHVPGIILRTILENPSWYTAYTPYQAEISQGRMEALLNFQTMVADLTGLPIANSSLLDEGTAAAEAMTMSQSVNKKNSSNIFVVDEDIFPQTLEVLQTRAEPLGIEIKNVNLKKWDFSTPAFGIYVQYPSFSGAICDLTEICERAHRHGSLVIAGTDLLALTLLRPPGEMGVDITVGSSQRFGVPMSFGGPHAAFISTRQEYIRSIPGRLIGVSKDIDGKLALRLTLQTREQHIRREKATSNICTAQVLLAVMASMYAVYHGPNGLRRIASDIHLLAKTAANLLKNLGFKIVHEHFFDTLRVELPEDQKKSILFLAKAKKINLADFGNNTLGISFDETKTARDLEELISLFSANALNQIYDLLNRAECNFGLLSRKSSFLTHPTFNSYHSETEMLRYIRRLECKDLTLANAMIPLGSCTMKLNAVSEMIPVTWPEFAKIHPFAPLEQTQGYQLLISELENWLCQLTGFAGISFQPNAGSQGEYAGLLAIRKFHQSRQQGHRNICLIPRSAHGTNPASAAMAGMEVVVVGCDTNGNIDIDDLQIKAHTHRNKLAALMVTYPSTHGVFEEEIIKICQIVHEFGGQVYMDGANFNAMVGLARPHEIGADVCHLNLHKTFSIPHGGGGPGVGPIGVAEHLMPFLPTHKQQSRCGPKTGISAVSSAPWGSAGILPISWAYVHMMGLEGLKKATEVAILSANYIAKRLSPHYPVVYRGKQGFVAHECILDCSEFRGSSGIQVDDIAKRLMDYGFHAPTMSWPVPGTLMVEPTESESLAELDRFCDAMIQIRKEIKQIEMGHTDRENNPLRNAPHSIEHLTSDEWKHPYTREEASFPLTWVKDHKFWTPIRRIDNAYGDRNLVCSCPSPDEYV
- a CDS encoding twitch domain-containing radical SAM protein — protein: MSAVVPALTSMYDGAQLMNAPPSQLEQLRLSSFCAYPFVQLSTIPAGFFRPCCYYTKMLQAPTGRNFSVATDSIEKVWNSDSLRMIRKKMLSGEALHQCRQCYQEEASGSTSMRQRSLQDWGDHEGLGKAIKEAESNDYQLSSLPYFLELKPGNLCNLKCRMCNQFDSSSVANELKTLANKYSHLISLKDPRLFDKETFEVDFTIDQMPNWSAIPGFWAEITSFIPYIETLSFAGGEPALLPEVFSLLKACVDSGHSKRIRVFLSSNFTYLSTELIEVSTQFNPFEFIASIDGTGSVQEYIRFPSKWNVVAENFLLVKERVKEGRVKLLVNLTLQMYNILSFTDVLDWIETLALEQPHFYQYPYSINILFKPRFLNIDILPLSVREIAIERINSYLKRSHLIKNLEGLGDRFDLILHQLKQPLPPDYEENLKKFWAYTQLLDDHRKQKLKHVDPILYAAVASEAARLGFENWSFSESHLKNVSVATLVGEQSP
- a CDS encoding twitch domain-containing radical SAM protein, producing the protein MNDLTDSDPDQNQPLLPKGICPLPWLHFSVNTDTSIRVCCNTDHGGHIRDENNNPIYLSNLASVDQAFNGPFMKRFRLAMANGEKPTFCNNCYRVEDNGGVSLRNIYLKQYEESFHHLLEATGEDGTATNEISFLDLSLSNHCNLKCRMCGPTSSYALHDDFESLKIHFSKEHTQRAHLDWQDDSHLTMIFSKILPGLKEVLTTGGEPFLSRLHLKLLELAVQNGSSRNIVLRYHSNISVLPPRLLELWSEFKAIEIHISVEGYGDINDYIRFPLKWSVFRKNFESLIELKKRLPLWLEIHTCFQAYNILRLPEFLDFLINYRDSLPAMPYFISLGNPSYLSASVLPSALKELAMEKIYRHLDRNISHYDEHFGQFNREKIEILLSHFKSLNHSIETEIQRHISWKKFMDYTSSFDRLRNQSILELLPEMKSFWKPGNAESDFNATV
- a CDS encoding L,D-transpeptidase, with amino-acid sequence MLNPLSRRRVLQALSLTMTGSPWLSALAERQANQNIPKLSLKARIVETGEIVDIDNDEVGQLIFEGKAQIVEDKSSVVEKLEYFSSLAIPRFMKFENVMKSITPEIEAHFDYFICVNTAKADSSPTNFVPAQFMSVIGRPRKGRNIFERNSSQEIIGITAESQKFQSDFFETYFENALKQSAEYARRNDINLNYQNDQLPYALPVSSGLAGSGSILTISGAFQVHFAKTRDHQQGTIGSPMSHAMYIYYRYSSGGRWSGIAIHGTPPSNWKKLGVSRASHGCVRTLPHVAKALRGAFFESSSFLSPNLPEFDANSALPKLTGKNISESRPKAVIVLFEGYQRPTIHLG
- a CDS encoding MTAP family purine nucleoside phosphorylase is translated as MWAIIGGSGFEKFENFKTISLLGRETPFGSASSGLKTVKIGDHECLFVSRHGDHHELLPSEVNYRANIWALKKYGAKAILSFSAVGSLQQHYKPGDMVIPIQYIDRTKGLRHHSFCGDGVVGHVSLAKPVCQSMASRTIELAEGLPFESHVGQTYICVEGPYFSTQAESIHYRSMGADIIGMTHFPEYALAREAGLPYLPCCFVTDYDCWDDSIPHVTLDDVIQTMRANNAKAFQMTERILDTGDTLFKDCKCSEQSLRSGLLTSRDAFPINARAWLEILLSQSNH
- a CDS encoding class II aldolase/adducin family protein, giving the protein MSMELELTVRQQILLGSRRLYDRGMLAAADGNLSYRLSDERIVITPSGVAKAFIKVEDLCVIDLKGRVLEGKPSGEMSMHLEVYRQVKKARAVVHAHPPYAVAWSISHPQLSELPSDCLSEIILAVGSIPIVPYARPTTVGMGEVLGSFLPHHRLMILSRHGGLSWGEDLDEAVNGMERLEHSAQILALAKQMGGLSFLPTEEVEALREMRRGIGERTL
- a CDS encoding ankyrin repeat domain-containing protein, translated to MVPFRIKRIFEKIVQPKTSADGHQGKNEKMLISQARGGNISGVLMAINLGADINTIDRDTEKTTLYFAVKANALPLIELLIKNKARADIPERSTKYTPIMLATELNFQRAIVAMMQSPEKGMEKVDHRGRNLINIALEKGKPKVALFFKEAGADIQDAFVWAIDENLVDQMNWCLEQGASMNTILPSGYSPLVKAILEKNQKEVKYFLSKGADPNWMGGGGNLVSTRGKNSLMIALETMGAEEIVLNLLDNPSIDVACKDMLGENALMKAVRKCHIEAVKILIEKGSDQKIVSNERATLLIAAAQSGRVEMAQLVWNLGGFNVNDIDNKGWNPLMYAAREGDLESAKLFLSFGADPTYRSPNLSITAADLAMGVRRRAYKETPERVAVYDSIIELLTNTKVA